A genomic stretch from Candidatus Eisenbacteria bacterium includes:
- a CDS encoding WYL domain-containing protein: MRRFVAFDVETTGLHGFFDRVVEVGAVRFDLGGPGETFQSLVDPGRPIPPETTVVHGIDDRKVAGAPTFEEVAPELIRFFGEATIVAHNAPFDLSFLLASCQRGGIDPPRSEAVDSIRLARAAFPEMPGYSLDLLVGRLGIERERGHRALPDAFAAARLSIRAMEALGARDGEGVERVLAEVGPPAPIGSFGYEADPVLPEGLAAIGDALREGGNVRVLYEDGSGRRTERVLAPLRIARVRSTLFMDAACSLRGSVLCFRLDRVREVLGRE; this comes from the coding sequence ATGAGGCGTTTCGTCGCCTTCGATGTGGAGACCACGGGACTGCACGGTTTTTTCGACCGCGTGGTGGAGGTGGGCGCCGTCCGATTCGATCTCGGCGGGCCGGGGGAGACGTTCCAGTCGCTGGTCGATCCGGGGAGGCCGATTCCGCCGGAGACGACGGTGGTGCACGGGATCGACGACCGAAAAGTCGCGGGCGCGCCGACCTTCGAGGAGGTGGCGCCGGAGCTGATCCGCTTTTTCGGCGAGGCGACGATCGTGGCGCACAACGCCCCCTTCGATCTCTCCTTTCTCCTCGCCTCGTGCCAGAGGGGAGGGATCGATCCGCCCCGTTCGGAGGCGGTCGATTCGATTCGGCTCGCGCGGGCCGCCTTCCCGGAGATGCCCGGATACTCTCTCGATCTTCTGGTGGGGAGGCTCGGCATCGAGAGGGAGAGGGGGCATCGGGCGCTTCCGGACGCCTTCGCCGCGGCGCGCCTTTCGATTCGGGCGATGGAGGCTCTCGGCGCGCGGGACGGGGAGGGCGTGGAGCGGGTTCTCGCGGAGGTGGGGCCGCCGGCGCCGATCGGATCGTTCGGGTACGAGGCGGATCCCGTGCTCCCCGAGGGGCTCGCGGCGATCGGGGACGCGCTCCGCGAGGGCGGAAACGTGCGCGTGCTCTACGAGGACGGATCGGGACGGCGGACGGAGAGGGTGCTCGCGCCTCTGCGGATCGCGCGGGTCCGCAGCACGCTCTTCATGGACGCGGCGTGTTCGCTCCGGGGATCGGTGCTCTGCTTCCGGCTGGACCGCGTGCGGGAGGTGTTGGGAAGGGAGTAG